One Rhodoluna sp. KAS3 DNA window includes the following coding sequences:
- the folK gene encoding 2-amino-4-hydroxy-6-hydroxymethyldihydropteridine diphosphokinase, whose amino-acid sequence MAEPVKAILALGGNLGKRRKTIRSALKALALTPGIKGVLCSPLVESVALTEAGTDETKPNYLNGVVRIETTLKPKELLNEIRRIETEHGRIRLERWGSRTLDIDIITYGNEIKVGKELTLPHPRASERAFVLVPWSLLEPDAVLPGYGSVKELAEPIKDQVWLVR is encoded by the coding sequence ATGGCTGAACCGGTAAAGGCAATTTTGGCATTGGGCGGAAACCTCGGTAAGCGCCGCAAGACCATTCGCTCGGCACTCAAAGCGCTGGCGCTAACCCCGGGTATCAAGGGCGTTCTCTGCTCACCGCTGGTCGAATCGGTGGCATTGACCGAGGCCGGCACGGACGAAACGAAACCCAACTACCTAAACGGAGTGGTTCGAATCGAGACCACCCTGAAACCAAAAGAGTTGCTAAACGAGATTCGCCGAATCGAGACCGAGCACGGGCGAATTCGCCTTGAGCGTTGGGGCTCGCGAACCCTCGATATCGACATCATCACCTATGGCAACGAGATCAAGGTGGGCAAAGAGTTGACCCTCCCGCACCCTCGCGCTTCTGAGCGCGCATTCGTGCTGGTGCCTTGGTCGCTGCTTGAACCAGACGCTGTTTTGCCCGGATACGGATCAGTCAAAGAGCTGGCCGAGCCGATTAAAGATCAGGTCTGGCTA
- the folB gene encoding dihydroneopterin aldolase: MATVQQFKIKLTGLKVFAHHGVFEFERENGQEFLIDATIWVAGHKAAITDDLSNTVHYGELAEAIIENVKHEPVDLIETLAQRLLDLALNFGGPASPVLKAKITVHKPNAPINHEFQDVSVTVKAKRRFDKASAIGSEG, encoded by the coding sequence ATGGCCACCGTTCAGCAGTTCAAAATTAAGCTCACCGGGCTCAAAGTTTTTGCGCACCACGGGGTGTTTGAGTTTGAGCGCGAAAACGGCCAGGAGTTTTTGATTGATGCGACCATCTGGGTTGCCGGTCACAAAGCTGCCATCACCGATGACCTGAGCAACACGGTTCACTACGGTGAGTTGGCCGAGGCCATTATCGAGAACGTGAAGCACGAGCCGGTCGACCTGATCGAGACTTTGGCCCAGCGCCTTTTGGATCTGGCCCTAAATTTCGGAGGGCCAGCCAGCCCGGTGCTCAAGGCAAAAATCACAGTGCACAAACCAAACGCACCAATTAATCATGAGTTTCAAGATGTTTCGGTCACCGTCAAGGCCAAACGCCGTTTTGACAAAGCCAGCGCAATTGGCAGTGAGGGCTAA
- the folP gene encoding dihydropteroate synthase — protein sequence MTFNRPLVMGVLNVTPDSFSDGGEYTSVESALDHARLLIMGGANIIDIGGESTRPGAARVSPEIELARVIPVIEAIVEELQKIDRRDVLISIDTMNASTALASVAAGASIINDVSGGLADEKMFGLAAASGAKIIISHWRGFSDEMQNNAQYIDVAREVAIELQARVDAAIAAGVKRSKIIIDPGLGFAKDMQQNWQLVARLDELEKLDLPILVGASRKRFIAGALEPGLEPEVTEISNNRRDLATAVLTALLLQRKIWGVRVHNVIATSDAISVVEALRQGSEEGQS from the coding sequence ATGACTTTCAACCGGCCCCTCGTAATGGGCGTTCTAAACGTCACGCCAGATTCATTCAGCGATGGTGGTGAATACACCTCAGTTGAGTCAGCTCTGGATCACGCCCGCCTGCTGATTATGGGTGGCGCCAACATTATCGACATCGGTGGCGAATCAACCAGGCCGGGTGCAGCTCGGGTGAGCCCAGAGATCGAATTGGCGCGAGTGATTCCGGTCATCGAAGCAATCGTTGAAGAGCTGCAGAAAATTGATCGTCGCGATGTGTTGATCAGCATCGACACCATGAATGCTTCGACCGCGTTGGCATCTGTTGCCGCTGGCGCCTCGATTATCAACGATGTTTCTGGTGGCCTGGCCGACGAAAAAATGTTTGGCCTGGCTGCCGCCTCTGGAGCAAAAATCATCATTTCTCACTGGCGTGGTTTTAGCGATGAGATGCAGAACAACGCCCAGTACATCGATGTTGCTCGCGAGGTTGCCATTGAGTTGCAGGCGCGGGTGGATGCTGCGATTGCAGCTGGAGTGAAGCGCAGCAAAATCATCATTGATCCGGGTCTGGGTTTTGCCAAGGACATGCAGCAAAACTGGCAGCTGGTTGCCCGTCTTGACGAGCTTGAGAAGTTGGATTTGCCGATTCTTGTTGGTGCAAGTCGCAAACGGTTTATTGCCGGTGCGCTTGAGCCAGGTCTTGAGCCTGAGGTTACCGAGATTTCAAATAACCGGAGAGATTTGGCGACAGCGGTTCTGACCGCCCTCCTGCTGCAGCGCAAAATATGGGGTGTACGTGTGCACAACGTAATTGCCACCAGCGATGCAATCTCGGTAGTCGAGGCATTGCGCCAGGGCAGCGAAGAGGGGCAGAGTTAA
- the folE gene encoding GTP cyclohydrolase I FolE, which translates to MVDTARIKAAVVELIQAIGEDPTRSELLATPQKVAEAYAEFFKGVGADAGETLSDTFEAEHNDVVILKDIEFVSMCEHHLLPFTGVAHIAYLPDDRVIGLGRLPKLVEVLAARPQLQENLTAQISDELEAGLGTKGVVVVVEARHHCVVSRGARQPEANTVTMATRGCYSEPAARAEVMGLISK; encoded by the coding sequence TTGGTTGACACCGCGCGCATCAAAGCTGCAGTCGTTGAGCTGATTCAGGCCATCGGCGAAGACCCAACACGGAGTGAGCTTTTGGCGACTCCGCAGAAGGTGGCTGAGGCGTACGCGGAGTTCTTCAAGGGCGTGGGTGCCGATGCCGGCGAGACCCTGTCAGACACTTTCGAAGCAGAGCACAACGACGTTGTGATTCTCAAGGACATTGAGTTTGTTTCGATGTGCGAGCACCATCTATTGCCCTTCACCGGGGTGGCTCACATTGCCTACCTGCCAGACGACCGAGTGATTGGGCTTGGCCGCCTGCCTAAGTTGGTTGAGGTTTTGGCTGCTCGCCCGCAATTGCAAGAGAATCTAACCGCTCAGATTTCCGATGAGCTGGAGGCTGGGTTAGGTACCAAGGGTGTGGTTGTGGTCGTTGAGGCCCGTCACCACTGCGTGGTTTCTAGAGGCGCCCGCCAGCCTGAGGCAAACACCGTCACCATGGCAACGCGTGGTTGCTATTCAGAGCCGGCCGCACGCGCTGAGGTCATGGGCCTCATCTCTAAGTGA
- the ftsH gene encoding ATP-dependent zinc metalloprotease FtsH: MNFKKILSGPFVWIFVAVMVLLIGSSMINGNSVKQVTTAYGLELIESGKAEQVKVLGNDQRVDVTLINEDAKYGKNVQFYYVTARGDQVIEVISNASISKGYDDDVQNTPWYLAILGTLLPFVIIGLIFWFLMSGLQGGNSKVMNFGKSKAKLINKEQSNKTFADVAGADEALEELQEIKEFLQEPEKFQKLGAKIPRGVLLYGPPGTGKTLVAKAVAGEAGVPFFAISGSDFVEMFVGVGASRVRDLFDQAKQAAPAIIFVDEIDAVGRHRGAGIGGGNDEREQTLNQLLVEMDGFDSKTNVILIAATNRPDILDPALLRPGRFDRQIGVGAPDLIGREQILKVHAKGKPIADDVDMASVARRTPGFTGADLANVLNEAALLTARQNEKEISAATLDEAIDRVIGGPQKKSRLMQDKERLNTAYHEAGHALVAASLNHSDPVSKVTILPRGRALGYTMVLPLEDRYSVSRNQLLDQIAYAMGGRVAEEIVFHDPTTGASNDFEKATHIAREMVTKYGYSSQLGSISFGGGGEVFIGRDMAQAREYSEATAQLIDAEVRAILDAAHDEAYKALTLNRKVLDAMAKELMERETLQAEDIAVIFKPVKKLPLRPQWLSKKTRPVSKQGPIEIPVKGSSAEKAKVAKAAAVKAAKPAKPAAKKPAAPKAPAAKKPVARKPAAPKKTEE; this comes from the coding sequence ATGAACTTCAAGAAAATCCTCAGTGGTCCATTCGTCTGGATCTTTGTAGCTGTGATGGTCTTGCTCATCGGTTCGTCGATGATCAACGGCAACAGCGTAAAGCAGGTAACCACCGCCTACGGCCTAGAGCTCATCGAGAGCGGCAAGGCTGAGCAGGTCAAGGTACTGGGCAACGACCAGCGCGTTGACGTAACCCTGATCAACGAAGACGCCAAGTATGGCAAGAACGTTCAGTTCTACTACGTCACTGCTCGCGGTGACCAGGTTATCGAGGTAATTTCTAACGCCTCTATCTCTAAGGGCTACGACGATGATGTGCAAAACACTCCGTGGTACCTGGCGATTTTGGGCACACTGCTTCCGTTTGTCATCATCGGTTTGATTTTCTGGTTCTTGATGTCTGGCCTTCAGGGTGGCAACAGCAAGGTAATGAACTTTGGCAAGTCAAAGGCCAAGCTGATCAACAAAGAGCAGTCAAACAAGACCTTTGCCGATGTTGCCGGAGCCGACGAGGCCCTTGAAGAACTACAAGAAATCAAAGAGTTTTTGCAGGAGCCAGAGAAGTTCCAGAAGCTTGGCGCCAAGATTCCTCGCGGTGTTTTGCTCTATGGCCCTCCGGGAACCGGTAAGACTTTGGTTGCCAAGGCCGTAGCCGGTGAAGCCGGTGTGCCATTCTTTGCAATCTCAGGTTCTGACTTTGTTGAAATGTTTGTCGGTGTTGGTGCGTCGCGAGTTCGCGACCTATTTGACCAGGCCAAGCAGGCTGCTCCAGCGATTATCTTTGTCGACGAAATTGACGCCGTTGGTCGTCACCGCGGTGCCGGTATCGGTGGCGGTAACGACGAGCGCGAGCAGACACTAAACCAGCTTTTGGTTGAGATGGATGGCTTTGATTCAAAGACCAACGTGATTCTGATTGCGGCTACCAACCGCCCAGACATCCTTGACCCGGCTCTCTTGCGCCCGGGCCGTTTTGACCGCCAGATTGGTGTGGGTGCTCCTGACCTAATCGGGCGCGAGCAGATTCTTAAGGTTCACGCCAAGGGCAAGCCAATTGCCGATGACGTTGACATGGCCTCAGTTGCTCGGCGCACACCAGGTTTTACCGGTGCCGACCTAGCCAACGTATTGAACGAAGCAGCTCTATTGACTGCTCGCCAAAACGAAAAAGAAATTTCAGCAGCCACTCTTGACGAAGCAATCGACCGCGTTATCGGTGGACCGCAGAAGAAGTCACGCTTGATGCAAGACAAAGAGCGCCTAAACACTGCCTACCACGAGGCCGGCCACGCTTTGGTTGCGGCTTCGCTAAACCACAGCGACCCAGTGTCAAAGGTCACCATTTTGCCTCGCGGTCGCGCACTTGGTTACACCATGGTGTTGCCACTCGAAGATCGCTACAGCGTCTCAAGAAACCAGCTGCTAGACCAGATTGCCTACGCAATGGGTGGCCGCGTTGCGGAAGAGATCGTGTTCCACGACCCAACCACGGGTGCCTCGAATGACTTCGAAAAAGCCACTCACATTGCACGCGAGATGGTCACCAAGTACGGCTACTCATCGCAGTTGGGTTCAATCAGCTTTGGCGGCGGTGGCGAGGTTTTCATTGGCCGCGACATGGCTCAGGCTCGAGAGTACTCAGAGGCAACCGCTCAGCTTATTGACGCTGAGGTCCGAGCAATTCTTGATGCTGCTCACGACGAGGCCTACAAGGCACTGACCCTAAACCGCAAGGTTCTTGACGCCATGGCAAAAGAGCTCATGGAGCGCGAGACTCTTCAGGCTGAAGACATCGCAGTGATTTTCAAGCCGGTTAAGAAGTTGCCGCTTCGCCCACAGTGGTTGTCGAAGAAGACCCGACCTGTTTCAAAGCAGGGTCCAATCGAGATTCCGGTAAAGGGTTCGTCAGCTGAGAAGGCCAAGGTAGCTAAGGCTGCAGCGGTAAAGGCTGCCAAGCCTGCCAAGCCTGCGGCTAAAAAGCCTGCGGCGCCAAAGGCACCGGCAGCTAAGAAGCCAGTAGCACGCAAGCCGGCTGCACCAAAGAAGACCGAAGAGTAA
- the hpt gene encoding hypoxanthine phosphoribosyltransferase, which yields MDLSKVANEITEVLVTEEQIATRVAELAAELDSKYAGKDVLLVGVLKGAVMFMADLSRAMQLSVSMDWMAVSSYGSGTVSSGVVRILKDLDADVLGRHVVIVEDIIDSGLTLSWLVSNLEARGAASVEVVALLRKPAAAKVEVNVALVGFDIPNEFVVGYGLDYSEKYRTLKGVAVLSPAVYS from the coding sequence GTGGACCTTTCGAAGGTAGCTAACGAAATCACCGAGGTGCTTGTCACCGAAGAACAAATTGCCACCCGAGTTGCCGAATTGGCAGCCGAGTTGGACTCAAAATACGCAGGCAAAGATGTGCTCTTGGTGGGTGTTCTAAAGGGTGCCGTCATGTTCATGGCTGACCTTTCACGCGCCATGCAGCTATCGGTGTCAATGGACTGGATGGCCGTCTCTTCATACGGTTCGGGAACAGTTTCATCTGGTGTGGTTCGAATCCTCAAAGACCTAGATGCTGACGTCCTAGGTCGTCACGTGGTCATCGTCGAAGACATCATCGACTCAGGGCTGACGCTCAGCTGGTTGGTCTCTAACCTCGAAGCCCGCGGTGCTGCCTCGGTCGAGGTTGTTGCATTGTTGCGCAAACCTGCTGCCGCAAAGGTGGAAGTAAATGTCGCACTCGTAGGTTTTGATATTCCGAATGAATTCGTTGTGGGCTACGGCCTCGACTATTCAGAGAAGTACCGCACGCTAAAGGGCGTGGCTGTGCTTTCTCCAGCGGTTTATTCCTAG
- the tilS gene encoding tRNA lysidine(34) synthetase TilS produces MLTERPRLTPAIADVRRAVRESLELAGVTKGQLVLVACSGGPDSLALAGALAFEGPRAGIRVGAVIVDHQMQSGSARVAQDTALILTGLGLDPVEVATVEVGTVGGPEAAARVARYRALDEAAARLDAVVIMLGHTLDDQAETVLLGLARGSGARSLNGMAMHSGRYLRPLLSVSRKTTQRFCADSELKPWLDPMNHDPRYARVRVRLNLLPKLEQEIGPGIAEALVRTAEQLREDDEVLSRLAEASYADIVATKSNAIHIDVAGFKALPLAIRHRVVARALEVLEAPTFARVHILAVDELVDRWHGQKPLTLPGVRVERLGDSITLKTTKTLKPGAC; encoded by the coding sequence CTGTTGACTGAACGCCCGCGCTTGACCCCGGCAATTGCCGATGTTCGTCGCGCGGTGCGCGAATCTTTAGAGTTGGCCGGGGTCACCAAAGGGCAGTTGGTCTTGGTGGCTTGTTCGGGTGGGCCCGACTCACTTGCGCTCGCCGGAGCCTTGGCATTCGAGGGACCGCGCGCGGGCATCCGGGTGGGTGCCGTAATTGTTGACCACCAAATGCAGTCTGGCTCGGCAAGAGTGGCTCAAGACACCGCTCTTATTCTGACCGGGTTGGGGCTTGACCCGGTTGAGGTTGCAACGGTTGAAGTCGGCACAGTTGGCGGGCCAGAGGCCGCCGCCCGGGTTGCCAGGTACCGTGCGCTCGACGAAGCCGCTGCCAGGCTTGATGCCGTGGTCATTATGCTGGGCCACACTCTTGATGATCAGGCTGAGACCGTGTTGCTGGGCCTAGCCCGCGGGTCAGGCGCCAGGTCACTGAACGGCATGGCCATGCACTCGGGTCGCTACCTGCGCCCACTGCTTTCAGTCAGCCGAAAAACCACCCAGAGGTTTTGTGCCGATAGCGAATTAAAACCTTGGCTTGACCCGATGAATCACGACCCGCGTTACGCCCGAGTGCGTGTGCGGCTAAACCTGCTGCCAAAGCTAGAGCAAGAAATTGGTCCGGGAATTGCCGAGGCGCTAGTGCGCACAGCCGAGCAGCTTCGTGAAGACGATGAAGTTCTGTCGAGGCTGGCTGAAGCCTCTTACGCCGATATTGTGGCTACCAAATCAAACGCAATTCACATCGATGTGGCTGGGTTTAAGGCTTTGCCGTTGGCGATTCGGCACCGAGTTGTTGCCCGCGCGCTTGAGGTACTTGAGGCCCCAACTTTTGCCCGAGTACACATCTTGGCGGTCGACGAGTTGGTTGACCGGTGGCACGGGCAGAAACCGCTGACCCTGCCAGGCGTTAGAGTAGAACGACTGGGTGATTCAATCACCCTAAAGACCACTAAAACCCTCAAACCAGGAGCCTGCTAA
- a CDS encoding inorganic diphosphatase — protein MGYEAVIEIPRGSRNKYEVDHETGRVHLDRVLFTPFVYPVDYGYFDKTLGGDGDPLDALVLLEFPVFPGVVVDVRPVGVLPMEDDGGIDEKVICVQTKDPRWAHIQDINDVPEQTKNELLHFFSHYKDLEPGKWVKVGEWQGKDVAERLIKEAYERFEAQGH, from the coding sequence ATGGGTTACGAAGCAGTAATTGAGATTCCTCGCGGAAGCCGCAACAAGTATGAGGTTGACCACGAGACCGGCCGCGTGCACCTAGACCGCGTTTTGTTTACTCCGTTTGTCTACCCGGTTGACTATGGCTACTTCGACAAGACTCTCGGCGGCGACGGCGACCCGCTTGACGCTCTAGTCCTTCTTGAGTTCCCAGTGTTCCCAGGTGTTGTTGTGGATGTCCGCCCAGTTGGCGTATTGCCTATGGAGGATGACGGCGGCATTGACGAGAAGGTCATCTGTGTTCAGACTAAGGACCCACGCTGGGCCCACATCCAGGACATCAACGATGTGCCAGAGCAGACCAAGAACGAGCTACTTCACTTCTTCTCTCACTACAAGGACCTAGAGCCAGGCAAGTGGGTAAAGGTTGGCGAGTGGCAGGGCAAGGACGTTGCAGAGCGTCTAATCAAAGAGGCTTACGAGCGCTTTGAGGCTCAGGGTCACTAA
- a CDS encoding SRPBCC domain-containing protein: MTEREPLRISHIAKAPIGVVWNAWTIADQLAKWWGPQGLKLTVVQANVEPGGKFHYLMSNEDGTQERFEMWGGFDYLTVDRHQEIVFINYFSDEFGARARHYLNPDWPLEVYNTLTFVEDGDQTLIHLEGAPLNAQPHEVELFYANVESMRIGFGATFAQLDEFLAS; encoded by the coding sequence ATGACTGAACGTGAGCCACTGAGAATTTCACACATTGCCAAAGCACCCATCGGTGTGGTTTGGAATGCCTGGACGATTGCCGATCAGTTGGCGAAGTGGTGGGGCCCGCAGGGTTTGAAGCTGACCGTGGTGCAGGCCAATGTTGAACCTGGCGGCAAATTTCACTACCTGATGTCGAACGAAGACGGCACGCAAGAGCGCTTTGAAATGTGGGGCGGCTTTGATTACCTAACCGTTGACCGTCACCAAGAAATTGTCTTCATCAATTACTTCTCAGATGAATTTGGCGCGCGCGCAAGACACTACCTAAACCCGGACTGGCCGCTTGAGGTTTACAACACCCTCACCTTTGTCGAAGACGGCGATCAAACCCTGATTCACCTTGAAGGTGCACCGCTGAACGCCCAACCTCACGAGGTTGAGCTGTTCTACGCAAATGTCGAGTCGATGCGAATTGGCTTTGGAGCGACCTTCGCCCAGCTCGATGAATTCTTGGCTAGTTAG
- a CDS encoding NlpC/P60 family protein — translation MKLRVSRVLVASAAVTGLLLTGAAISPSWAVPDYPTAGEVAEAKNNVTAKKEMIARLEKIIADQQVEADKLSKAALIKAEQFNQAQEQVDIMTTKVNSLQSQADTANAQADAAKEQLGQIASQMYRDGTSGTSLNLFLNSGEADDLLYQLGAQEKVADQNDVIYRRSIEKQLYAQSVTDELNVAKKQLAEKAALAKSAFAEATDAANAVQAQVDESERANRTLYAQLATLRNTASDLERQRAEGLAAEARQNAGTSMPTAPELYTVGAPDQGKVETMFTFAKAQLGERYVLGGMGPDVWDCSGITKAAYASAGIYIGTHSATNQFNTMAANKKLIPLNQAVSGDLMWYSTESAFSGDKYHVVLYMGGGMMLEAPNPARTVRIVPLRYGELFRYAGRPSA, via the coding sequence ATGAAGTTACGGGTTTCTCGCGTCTTGGTTGCCTCTGCGGCGGTCACTGGCTTGCTCCTCACCGGGGCAGCGATCAGCCCATCATGGGCGGTTCCTGACTACCCAACCGCCGGCGAGGTCGCCGAAGCCAAGAACAATGTGACTGCCAAAAAAGAGATGATTGCTCGACTCGAGAAGATCATCGCTGACCAGCAGGTAGAGGCCGACAAACTCAGCAAAGCCGCGCTGATCAAGGCTGAACAGTTCAACCAAGCCCAAGAGCAGGTTGACATCATGACCACCAAGGTCAACTCACTTCAGAGCCAGGCTGACACCGCAAATGCACAGGCAGATGCGGCCAAAGAGCAGCTCGGCCAAATTGCTTCTCAGATGTACCGCGACGGCACCAGTGGAACCTCACTCAACCTATTTTTGAATTCCGGCGAAGCCGATGACCTGCTCTACCAATTGGGAGCACAAGAAAAGGTTGCCGATCAGAACGACGTAATTTATCGCCGTTCAATTGAAAAGCAGCTTTACGCACAGTCGGTCACTGACGAATTGAACGTTGCTAAAAAACAGTTGGCCGAAAAAGCAGCACTGGCCAAGTCGGCATTTGCTGAAGCCACCGATGCAGCCAATGCAGTCCAGGCACAGGTAGACGAGAGTGAGCGCGCAAACCGCACACTTTATGCACAGCTGGCCACCTTGCGAAACACCGCATCAGACCTAGAGCGCCAGCGTGCTGAGGGTTTGGCTGCTGAGGCCCGCCAGAACGCCGGAACCTCGATGCCTACCGCACCGGAGCTCTACACAGTTGGCGCACCTGACCAGGGCAAGGTCGAGACCATGTTCACCTTTGCCAAGGCTCAGCTTGGTGAACGCTACGTGCTTGGCGGCATGGGCCCAGATGTTTGGGACTGCTCGGGTATTACTAAGGCTGCGTACGCGAGCGCCGGAATTTACATCGGCACCCACTCAGCTACCAACCAGTTCAACACCATGGCAGCCAACAAGAAGTTGATTCCGCTGAACCAGGCGGTAAGCGGCGACCTAATGTGGTACTCAACCGAGAGCGCATTCAGTGGCGATAAGTATCACGTGGTGCTTTACATGGGCGGCGGCATGATGCTTGAGGCGCCAAACCCAGCACGAACCGTGAGAATTGTTCCGCTACGCTACGGCGAATTGTTCCGCTACGCAGGGCGCCCTTCAGCCTAA
- a CDS encoding DMT family transporter: protein MTTIILGFATSLVYGFADFFGALASKKIKPVTVTFLAGLVGLGFVSIMSLIFGATFSPGAWFWGIAAGFAAAIGMTALYAALAIGPISVVSPLSAVVSAIVPMIVGFFLGERFSPIGFGAIAAIVVAVFLVGFVPGEDVRLPSTRALILGIIAGVGIGVVLICVDQAPSDSGLAPVILLRGMSATMLGIFTLTAFMRARGVKQEKREPIPAKYWISVALAGIFDASANIFFLTGMRLGSLTVVSVLTALYPLGTIILARIFLKERLAKTQQLGIMIALLSSAILAVA, encoded by the coding sequence GTGACCACAATCATCCTGGGCTTTGCTACCTCTTTGGTTTACGGCTTTGCCGACTTTTTTGGCGCGCTAGCCAGCAAAAAGATCAAGCCGGTCACCGTCACATTTTTAGCTGGACTGGTTGGTTTGGGCTTTGTGTCCATCATGAGCCTGATATTCGGTGCCACCTTTAGCCCGGGTGCCTGGTTTTGGGGAATCGCCGCGGGCTTTGCAGCGGCTATCGGTATGACCGCCCTTTACGCCGCCTTGGCTATCGGGCCAATCTCAGTAGTCTCTCCCCTTTCAGCTGTGGTCTCGGCAATCGTTCCGATGATTGTTGGCTTCTTTTTGGGTGAACGATTTTCACCGATTGGCTTCGGCGCCATCGCAGCCATCGTGGTGGCGGTTTTTCTGGTGGGCTTTGTGCCGGGCGAGGATGTTCGGCTGCCATCCACTCGAGCACTAATTTTAGGAATCATCGCCGGCGTGGGCATCGGTGTGGTTTTGATCTGTGTGGACCAAGCCCCATCAGACTCTGGCCTTGCCCCAGTTATTTTGCTCAGGGGAATGTCGGCCACGATGCTTGGCATCTTTACCCTGACCGCTTTTATGCGGGCTCGCGGGGTCAAACAGGAAAAGCGCGAACCGATTCCGGCCAAGTATTGGATCTCGGTGGCCCTGGCCGGCATTTTTGATGCCAGCGCCAACATCTTCTTTTTGACCGGTATGCGACTTGGATCACTAACTGTGGTGAGCGTTTTGACCGCGCTTTACCCACTCGGAACCATCATTTTGGCCCGCATCTTTTTGAAAGAGCGGCTGGCCAAGACCCAGCAGTTGGGCATCATGATAGCCCTGTTGTCGAGCGCAATTCTGGCAGTAGCGTAG